One Legionella lansingensis genomic region harbors:
- the mltB gene encoding lytic murein transglycosylase B: protein MRRLTMLCLALITFLVSAVTLADTAFTQREDVQHFINSMVKQYGFDKAELTAVMNEVQLQPQIIESMDKPYEKKSWDAYKQLFLTPQRVQSGIDFWKNNQKALEKAEKKYGVPANIIVAILGVETLYGKHQGNYRVIDALSTLAFNYPKRSKFFTKELTHYLLLCREHNVSPTTYMGSYAGAMGKPQFMPSSYRHYAVNFTGNTKKDLMNDDEAVIASIANYFHKHGWQMNQGIAQPAKVEGTRYKKINTAYKTAAYQWQQLTAAGIKPLTAAFHKPSKAGLVELINQNGSEYWLAYPNFYVITRYNSSPQYAMVVYLLSQQLKLQWAAANVGRKYAYV, encoded by the coding sequence ATGCGCCGACTCACTATGCTTTGTTTGGCCTTGATTACATTTTTAGTGAGCGCTGTTACTCTGGCTGACACAGCCTTTACACAGCGCGAAGATGTACAACATTTTATCAATTCTATGGTTAAGCAGTACGGCTTTGACAAAGCAGAGCTTACTGCGGTAATGAATGAAGTTCAACTGCAACCACAAATTATTGAATCAATGGATAAGCCTTATGAGAAAAAGAGTTGGGATGCATACAAACAATTATTTTTAACCCCTCAACGAGTACAAAGCGGAATTGATTTCTGGAAAAACAATCAAAAGGCCTTAGAAAAAGCTGAAAAAAAATATGGCGTACCTGCAAATATCATTGTAGCCATTCTCGGAGTCGAAACCCTTTATGGCAAACATCAGGGTAACTATCGTGTCATTGATGCTTTGTCCACCTTGGCTTTCAATTACCCCAAACGATCTAAATTCTTCACTAAAGAATTAACTCACTACCTTTTACTTTGCCGGGAACACAATGTTTCTCCCACAACATACATGGGTTCTTATGCAGGTGCTATGGGGAAACCGCAATTTATGCCGAGTAGCTATCGCCATTATGCTGTAAACTTCACCGGCAATACTAAGAAAGATTTAATGAATGATGATGAAGCAGTGATTGCCAGCATCGCCAATTATTTTCATAAACATGGTTGGCAGATGAATCAAGGAATTGCTCAACCCGCAAAAGTTGAAGGCACCCGTTATAAAAAAATTAACACAGCATACAAAACTGCCGCGTATCAATGGCAACAATTAACTGCAGCAGGGATCAAACCTCTAACTGCCGCTTTCCATAAGCCGAGTAAAGCTGGTTTGGTTGAGTTAATCAACCAGAATGGTTCAGAATATTGGCTAGCCTATCCTAATTTTTATGTTATTACCCGCTACAATAGCAGCCCCCAATATGCCATGGTCGTTTACTTGTTGTCACAACAATTAAAGCTACAATGGGCAGCCGCTAATGTTGGCAGGAAATACGCTTACGTGTAA
- the gspL gene encoding type II secretion system protein GspL — MATCFLFIHHLNDNGCLSLGLDPQGQIIAPLAQRSFSDIKELQKNCQTIVVLPTSLFSIHRLSLPWLAEKKARAALPFALEDKLAQNVNTLHFAFDRNYYSEGQYLVIVGDKIYLSELMAKLDELGITFNLLTLDWFALNNNEAAILESNLIINDEEFQGALEPDVAGFYLNKSLITPEEHPIYSFNDSHTVLLSLPKQKVTEIKESSYIWLAQRLQKIKPINLCQGGLEHGSKQTTTKRWYQAAGLMGFLWLISFIGNYWTTLHALNKDTAELDAQIAVIYHEFFPQAQQVISPKFRITQLLKSNQSNSDSSFWHLLNTLAKTFNSSSMSFEQIRFQNQILLVTLATSNFEELESLQTRLQKANVNVRQTQASTEHDKVVSTLELSL, encoded by the coding sequence ATGGCTACATGCTTTCTATTTATTCACCATCTTAACGACAACGGTTGTCTGAGTTTGGGCCTTGATCCTCAAGGTCAGATAATAGCTCCGCTCGCGCAACGCAGTTTTAGCGACATAAAAGAACTACAAAAGAACTGTCAGACCATTGTCGTTCTTCCTACATCGCTTTTTAGCATCCATCGTCTAAGTTTGCCCTGGCTTGCAGAGAAAAAAGCCCGTGCGGCCCTTCCTTTCGCTCTTGAGGATAAGCTCGCCCAAAATGTGAATACTTTACATTTTGCCTTCGATCGCAACTATTACAGCGAGGGACAATATTTAGTGATTGTGGGGGACAAAATTTATCTCTCGGAGTTAATGGCAAAACTTGATGAGCTTGGAATTACTTTCAATCTCCTAACCTTGGATTGGTTTGCATTAAATAACAATGAAGCGGCTATTCTAGAATCTAATTTGATTATCAACGATGAAGAATTCCAAGGTGCACTAGAACCTGATGTAGCTGGATTTTATCTAAACAAATCACTAATAACCCCAGAAGAACACCCTATTTACAGTTTCAACGATAGCCATACTGTGTTACTCAGTTTGCCGAAACAAAAGGTGACAGAAATAAAAGAGTCTTCTTACATTTGGCTTGCACAACGGCTGCAAAAGATAAAACCAATTAATCTATGTCAAGGTGGGCTAGAGCACGGAAGTAAGCAAACGACAACAAAACGTTGGTATCAAGCCGCGGGGCTTATGGGCTTTTTATGGTTGATAAGTTTTATCGGCAATTATTGGACGACTTTGCATGCATTAAATAAGGATACAGCTGAATTAGATGCACAAATCGCTGTAATTTATCATGAATTTTTTCCCCAAGCACAACAAGTCATCAGCCCGAAATTTCGTATCACACAGTTACTAAAAAGCAACCAAAGTAATTCAGACAGTAGTTTTTGGCATTTACTAAATACCTTAGCCAAAACGTTTAACTCGAGTTCCATGAGTTTTGAACAAATTCGTTTTCAAAATCAAATCCTTTTGGTGACCTTGGCAACTTCAAATTTTGAGGAATTGGAAAGCTTGCAGACTCGTTTACAAAAAGCAAACGTAAACGTTCGACAAACACAAGCATCAACCGAGCATGACAAAGTTGTTAGCACATTGGAGTTAAGCTTGTGA
- the gspM gene encoding type II secretion system protein GspM: protein MNYWNNLNERERWMVGITAVCVLFYLFYLLIYSPLTTAVDSKSGQLKEKKETLTWMQQARQQPKNKKNPQVISNAKLLALIDGQLTSSTLKRFTYQLQQTGSGDVQLSFDQVPFNSFLSWLWTLTNNYAITLKQFSAEKTDTPGVVKLTVLIATK from the coding sequence ATGAATTACTGGAATAACCTAAATGAAAGAGAACGATGGATGGTGGGTATCACTGCTGTTTGTGTTCTTTTTTATTTATTTTATCTTCTTATATACTCTCCGTTAACTACCGCGGTCGACAGCAAGTCCGGGCAGTTAAAAGAAAAAAAAGAAACCCTCACATGGATGCAGCAAGCTCGACAACAACCAAAAAATAAAAAAAATCCGCAAGTGATTAGCAACGCCAAGTTATTAGCCCTAATCGATGGTCAGCTCACTAGTAGCACGTTAAAGCGGTTTACTTATCAATTACAACAAACAGGTTCAGGAGATGTTCAATTATCTTTTGATCAGGTTCCCTTTAACTCATTTTTATCTTGGTTATGGACTTTAACGAATAATTATGCCATTACACTAAAGCAATTTAGTGCTGAGAAAACAGATACCCCGGGCGTAGTAAAACTTACGGTTCTTATTGCTACAAAATAA
- a CDS encoding SPOR domain-containing protein: MKTTKFLPVCVCVSSLCACSTFEGSQYTNYPAYQYYPHPSTYFTIYGDVDYRYQRGEVNIPDSYHVGPDHSPVSHKNVDSTWVHSQNPQGYTIEVAGGEKASEVARKLYKVPKNDRTAQIKYHGGDGRAYYKGVYGSYNSYEEAQKALNNLPEDIKQGADIQHWGNIQNNAE, from the coding sequence ATGAAAACGACGAAATTCCTGCCAGTCTGTGTTTGTGTTAGCAGTCTTTGTGCTTGCTCCACATTTGAGGGCAGTCAGTACACGAATTATCCAGCCTACCAGTATTATCCCCATCCGAGTACTTATTTCACAATCTATGGTGATGTTGATTATCGTTATCAACGTGGCGAGGTCAATATACCTGACTCCTATCATGTTGGGCCCGATCACTCCCCCGTTTCTCATAAAAATGTAGACAGCACTTGGGTGCATAGTCAAAATCCTCAAGGGTATACCATTGAAGTTGCTGGTGGGGAAAAAGCATCTGAAGTGGCACGCAAACTTTATAAAGTACCTAAGAATGATCGCACAGCACAAATTAAGTATCATGGAGGCGATGGAAGAGCATATTACAAAGGAGTTTATGGTAGTTACAATAGTTATGAAGAAGCTCAGAAAGCTCTAAACAATTTGCCGGAAGATATTAAACAAGGCGCTGATATTCAGCATTGGGGAAATATACAAAATAACGCAGAATAG
- a CDS encoding anti-phage deoxyguanosine triphosphatase produces MWTHRRSGQNHQRGNQDHRDSYERDRTRVIHCPAFRRLQRKTQILGTGEGDFHRTRLTHSLEVASIGRSIVRNLATNQQPIILPSLLPNDDLISVICLLHDIGHPPFGHGGEVALNYMMRNHGGFEGNGQTLRLLAKTEDSYGPYGMDLTRRSLLGILKYPVTRAKVVARELPHPVDGANKMTRINDWLPPKAYFDSEQAEVDWLLLPFSEEDKNLFQSLVKEPQAREHGESAYRSFDCSIMNVADDIAYGVHDLEDAIHLRLIHREQLDNHLFHQLLAETPLAANQHRFIHSLFSREAHERKQTIGEMVNYFITATQITITNDYFENNLLKHNIVLVPEARALLDYFKKLIYQLVIDSQAARTFEYSGQTVILRLFEAISSNPGGLLDTKNRELFHQAEEEKAVYRIICDYIANMTDEYAYRIYERLFGFNTRTLFERL; encoded by the coding sequence ATGTGGACCCATAGACGCTCCGGACAAAATCATCAGCGAGGTAATCAGGATCACCGAGATTCCTACGAACGAGATAGAACGCGAGTCATTCATTGCCCCGCCTTTCGTCGACTACAGCGGAAAACCCAAATTTTAGGGACAGGCGAGGGTGATTTTCATCGAACACGACTCACCCATTCACTTGAGGTGGCTTCCATAGGTCGAAGCATCGTTCGTAACCTTGCAACCAACCAGCAACCAATCATATTGCCTAGCTTACTACCCAATGATGATTTAATTTCAGTCATTTGTCTTCTTCATGATATCGGACATCCCCCTTTTGGACACGGAGGGGAAGTCGCTTTGAATTATATGATGCGGAATCACGGGGGCTTTGAAGGGAATGGTCAAACATTACGTCTATTAGCAAAAACAGAGGATAGCTACGGTCCCTACGGGATGGATTTAACAAGGCGCTCTTTATTGGGAATACTTAAATACCCAGTCACTCGTGCAAAAGTGGTTGCCCGGGAATTACCTCATCCTGTAGATGGCGCAAATAAGATGACTCGAATCAATGATTGGCTCCCACCTAAAGCCTACTTTGACAGTGAGCAAGCAGAGGTCGATTGGCTTTTGTTACCATTTAGTGAGGAGGACAAAAACTTATTTCAGTCCCTAGTTAAGGAACCACAGGCAAGAGAACATGGGGAGTCAGCCTATCGCAGTTTTGATTGTTCCATCATGAATGTGGCTGATGATATCGCTTATGGGGTTCACGATTTAGAAGATGCCATCCATTTACGGTTAATTCACCGTGAACAACTCGACAACCACCTTTTTCACCAACTGTTAGCCGAGACACCTCTTGCAGCAAATCAACACCGATTCATTCATTCTCTATTTAGCCGAGAAGCTCATGAGCGTAAACAAACCATCGGTGAAATGGTGAATTATTTTATTACTGCAACGCAAATCACCATTACTAATGACTATTTTGAGAATAATCTGTTAAAGCATAATATTGTCCTTGTACCAGAAGCTCGAGCTTTATTGGATTATTTTAAAAAACTCATTTATCAACTTGTTATTGACTCGCAAGCAGCACGCACGTTCGAATATAGTGGACAAACGGTGATATTGCGCCTATTTGAAGCGATAAGCTCAAATCCAGGTGGTTTATTGGACACTAAAAATCGTGAGTTATTCCACCAAGCCGAAGAAGAGAAAGCCGTCTATAGAATCATTTGTGATTACATCGCCAACATGACTGATGAATATGCCTATCGTATATATGAACGCTTATTTGGCTTTAACACGCGAACCTTATTCGAAAGGCTGTAA
- a CDS encoding FAD-dependent oxidoreductase: MKIAIIGAGWYGCHLALELKKAGYDVTLYEKKEDILLGTSGDFSIRLHVGAHYLRSEATQDSCQKDKASFSQAYPEFIVPHEYSIYALGQYDALGHPSRVDQPEFERVCHRFPTCEEVELDKYGFKEVDTAFNFDEPSLVIGDRLRNLMKDKLKQAGINVVCNHPVSNLSSNPDGVILTGKDGAEINYDYAINTTGFQALVPDITDKFPVPMEVVYQPCLGLKYRDTKPQGKPISFIVMDGFFPCVMPCIEDDPFKNTYILTNGAYTILNSCKTPEEAYAVLNQLTDDFVKTKINTRSQDEMKRFWPEFGQRFEYEGWKGAVLAKIRTKTEFRSAVTFAKDRVIYMIPGKISNVMSVGPEVQALLEDSHCLTENGIRFVRGGVLDGARTEIMTKPTLNEPNTCNLQTYDTLKTETGKREKGETKIGTKVRPDELGTPPRTLKPEESATLVDADGPKTSKMETNTKRQDDGRDDDLNPPRTLKRERTPSTPYSFFSCCSSNANKVRPLLKQREHMKGIEPVRSFPTAQC, from the coding sequence ATGAAAATTGCTATTATTGGTGCAGGTTGGTATGGGTGTCATTTAGCCCTAGAATTAAAGAAAGCTGGTTATGATGTTACCCTTTATGAAAAAAAGGAAGATATCTTACTAGGAACATCTGGCGATTTTTCCATAAGGTTACACGTAGGTGCTCATTACCTTCGCTCAGAAGCCACACAAGATTCTTGTCAAAAAGATAAGGCAAGCTTTTCCCAAGCTTATCCTGAATTCATTGTGCCTCATGAATATTCTATCTATGCATTAGGACAATATGACGCCTTGGGTCATCCATCCAGGGTTGATCAACCTGAGTTTGAAAGAGTTTGTCATCGCTTCCCAACATGTGAAGAAGTTGAATTAGATAAATATGGCTTTAAAGAGGTTGATACCGCGTTCAATTTTGATGAACCGAGTCTTGTGATCGGCGATCGGTTACGTAATCTGATGAAAGATAAATTAAAACAGGCTGGTATTAACGTTGTATGCAATCACCCTGTTTCGAACCTATCATCCAATCCCGATGGTGTTATCCTTACTGGTAAGGATGGCGCCGAAATTAACTATGACTATGCGATTAATACTACAGGTTTCCAAGCTTTGGTGCCGGATATAACAGATAAATTCCCAGTTCCAATGGAGGTTGTTTATCAACCTTGTCTTGGTTTGAAATATAGAGATACCAAACCTCAGGGAAAGCCTATTTCATTTATAGTTATGGATGGTTTTTTCCCCTGTGTGATGCCATGCATAGAAGATGATCCTTTTAAAAATACATATATTTTAACAAATGGCGCTTATACGATTCTTAATTCCTGTAAAACGCCAGAGGAAGCTTATGCAGTCTTAAATCAATTGACTGACGATTTTGTTAAAACAAAAATAAATACACGCTCTCAAGACGAAATGAAGCGTTTTTGGCCTGAGTTTGGTCAGCGATTTGAATATGAAGGTTGGAAGGGAGCTGTACTCGCTAAAATTAGAACCAAAACAGAATTCCGCAGTGCGGTAACATTCGCAAAAGATCGTGTTATCTACATGATCCCTGGAAAGATAAGCAATGTTATGAGCGTGGGGCCAGAGGTTCAGGCATTATTAGAGGATAGTCATTGTTTAACTGAAAACGGGATACGGTTTGTGAGAGGTGGCGTACTTGATGGAGCAAGGACGGAAATTATGACAAAACCCACGCTAAATGAACCGAACACCTGTAATCTACAAACCTACGATACATTAAAGACAGAAACTGGAAAGAGGGAAAAAGGAGAAACAAAGATAGGAACCAAGGTTAGACCAGATGAGCTGGGTACACCGCCTAGAACATTAAAGCCAGAAGAGTCTGCTACATTAGTTGACGCGGATGGACCTAAAACATCGAAGATGGAAACTAACACTAAACGACAAGATGATGGACGAGATGATGACCTGAATCCGCCTAGAACATTAAAGAGAGAAAGAACTCCCAGCACACCTTATTCGTTTTTCTCTTGTTGCAGTAGTAATGCCAATAAAGTCCGTCCATTACTCAAACAACGGGAGCATATGAAAGGCATTGAACCTGTGAGATCCTTTCCAACGGCTCAATGCTAA
- a CDS encoding PAS domain-containing hybrid sensor histidine kinase/response regulator — MSKRTTTLIGFEENLTNTIIDHLPAQIFWKDCNLIYQGCNTAFVKSLGLHSKEEIIGKSDFDLPVSEKNSARYRADDRKIIQSKEPKLGIEEYQILNDGTERVLSTSKVPLLNKKGEVCGVLGIYIDITDRIKMERSLAKAKEQAELSNKAKTEFIANMSHDIRTPVSGIIGISKLLEERFEHPEEKQYAHWINESGQQLLSLLNSVLDIISASHSLEKDLIEEEFDLHQTLKNLVNLELPTIKLKGLELKLDFDPKIKNAIITDRTKLVRILLNLIGNAIKFTDKGSVGVNVREVETLDDHQLLEFTIWDTGIGIPAELQQQVFERFYRVNPSYKGKYDGHGVGLHIVRNYLTLLGSEIKLESEPEVGTKVTFILRVKLGEPLSISDSSSTSSEHEIRRMDKRLEVATILLVEDNPVALRIAESLIQRTGCRYVSALNGEEALSLIGKNDFDLVLTDIGLPGMSGQELSAAIRSLPETNKNSIPIIGLTAHAVKKVEEDCLKAGMDKILTKPLSIRILQDILEDFLTNKKFKASIPPGYLGYELPETEQDLFKLENFPLFDANTALINLGSKETVKELLDIMLHDNLPQEELDLRKAYQEKRWDNIEKIAHKLKSSALYCGTIKLRYACQYLERYRKAGHLRLQEELYHQLHAVIMETKKAIQDWLISV; from the coding sequence GTGTCAAAAAGGACGACAACATTGATTGGATTTGAAGAAAATTTAACCAACACTATCATTGATCATCTGCCTGCACAGATTTTTTGGAAGGATTGCAATTTAATTTATCAGGGCTGCAACACTGCTTTCGTTAAATCATTAGGGTTGCACTCCAAAGAGGAAATCATTGGCAAATCAGACTTTGACTTACCTGTTTCCGAGAAAAATAGTGCCCGCTATCGGGCAGACGATCGAAAAATCATCCAGTCTAAAGAACCCAAGCTTGGTATTGAAGAATATCAAATTTTAAATGATGGCACGGAGCGAGTTCTAAGTACAAGCAAGGTTCCCCTCCTTAATAAAAAAGGTGAAGTTTGTGGGGTATTGGGTATCTATATTGATATTACCGATAGAATTAAAATGGAGAGATCATTAGCTAAAGCCAAGGAACAAGCTGAGTTATCCAATAAAGCAAAGACTGAATTTATTGCTAATATGAGCCATGACATTCGCACCCCAGTCAGTGGCATCATTGGCATCTCCAAGTTATTAGAAGAACGATTTGAACACCCCGAAGAGAAACAATATGCGCACTGGATTAATGAAAGTGGACAGCAGCTCCTAAGTCTATTAAATAGCGTATTGGATATTATCTCCGCTAGTCATAGCCTAGAGAAAGATCTAATTGAAGAAGAATTTGATCTCCATCAAACATTAAAAAATTTGGTAAATCTTGAACTACCTACTATCAAGCTCAAGGGACTTGAATTAAAACTTGATTTTGACCCTAAAATTAAGAATGCCATTATTACCGACCGCACTAAACTAGTGAGGATCTTACTTAATTTGATTGGCAATGCGATTAAATTTACTGACAAAGGCAGCGTCGGTGTAAATGTAAGAGAAGTTGAAACATTAGATGATCATCAATTGCTTGAATTCACTATCTGGGATACAGGAATAGGTATCCCGGCAGAATTGCAACAGCAAGTTTTTGAGAGGTTTTATCGCGTAAACCCCTCCTACAAAGGCAAATATGACGGGCATGGAGTAGGTCTACATATTGTACGTAACTATTTAACCCTTTTAGGCAGTGAAATTAAATTAGAAAGTGAACCTGAAGTCGGCACAAAAGTCACTTTTATCTTGCGGGTTAAATTAGGTGAACCCTTGTCCATTTCAGATAGCTCCTCCACTTCATCTGAGCATGAGATCAGGAGGATGGATAAACGACTTGAGGTGGCCACCATCTTATTGGTAGAAGATAATCCAGTTGCTTTACGCATTGCTGAATCACTAATTCAGCGAACGGGTTGTCGGTATGTTTCAGCATTGAATGGCGAAGAAGCTTTGAGCTTAATCGGGAAAAATGACTTCGATTTAGTGCTAACCGATATTGGCTTACCTGGGATGTCAGGGCAAGAATTATCTGCTGCGATTCGAAGCTTGCCAGAAACAAATAAAAATAGCATTCCTATTATCGGCTTAACCGCACATGCAGTGAAGAAAGTAGAAGAAGACTGTCTTAAAGCCGGGATGGATAAGATTCTAACTAAACCCCTCTCAATTAGGATTTTGCAAGACATCTTAGAGGACTTTCTAACGAATAAAAAATTCAAGGCTAGCATACCTCCCGGATACCTAGGCTATGAGCTACCAGAAACAGAACAGGACCTGTTTAAACTGGAAAACTTTCCTTTATTTGATGCTAATACAGCTTTGATTAACTTAGGGTCAAAAGAAACGGTCAAAGAATTATTGGACATCATGCTACATGATAATTTACCACAAGAAGAACTTGATCTTAGGAAAGCCTACCAGGAAAAACGCTGGGATAACATTGAAAAAATCGCGCATAAATTAAAAAGCAGTGCCTTATACTGTGGCACAATAAAATTACGGTATGCTTGCCAGTATTTAGAACGCTACCGTAAAGCGGGGCATTTGCGTTTGCAAGAAGAGCTTTACCACCAACTTCATGCTGTAATTATGGAAACCAAAAAGGCTATCCAGGATTGGTTGATATCAGTCTAG
- a CDS encoding cation:dicarboxylate symporter family transporter, whose amino-acid sequence MQSPIPKEKPLLFVSPSLPVQVIISSILGILVGLFFGDKAAPLGFIGTIYTMLLESVVFPYIICTLLSSLGDLSPHISLKLLKKSWWIYLLLIFITLGILIILGLSIPLNIPLTSPQQTDYATKSSILELLIPYNLFYALANNYVPAIVIFCIFFGITLQFIANKTIFFNILEIINKTCLSFWNWLVRFAPLAAFSLLAKISGTIRIDQLTALSEFLILFSIGIVLLTFWLIPVIISSCTDIHYKSLFFELRNALIISVSTTLSVVALPYVRQATVKFITQKQQITPSRETVDIIQTTLLIGYPIAQVGNFFVYLFMLFALLFFNQNITNFKHILLPLISYLSSIGSPTTSIDAVLFLSDWLNLPNDTNNLYLGIMPLIRYGQILASVMGFSFVTILVTFAFTGNLTINYKRIVTHLLIACFLLVLLVQFLKYFFPNPATKNYNRLNSFSIDQALTNGVKATVMPPFDESKIAPVNTDEDTLFRIQRSGVLRVGFNADMRPFVFYNDKHQLVGYDIAYAYSLAQALHVSLEFVPFTWEYLINDLEGNMFDIAMSAIYVTEQRLQNVMFTESYFRSPISLVVPKQYQDNYKDANQIRNINNLKIGVFNDPVLIPLIRQNFPNANIIILQNASGNAPAVAFEQQRINAMLWSEAQTRVWVLAHPEYVSVVPFGVPAPFLMAYMIRSNSPQFLRFLNYWLELKKNDGFQKNMYSQWILIRPIKDEQPRWSIWKALVN is encoded by the coding sequence ATGCAAAGTCCAATACCTAAAGAGAAGCCATTATTATTTGTCTCACCATCACTTCCTGTTCAAGTTATTATTTCTTCTATTCTTGGTATTCTCGTTGGTTTATTTTTTGGTGATAAGGCAGCTCCGTTAGGATTCATTGGTACGATCTACACGATGTTATTAGAGTCAGTCGTTTTCCCTTATATTATTTGTACTTTGTTAAGTAGTCTAGGTGATTTATCGCCACATATTTCACTTAAATTACTAAAAAAAAGTTGGTGGATTTATTTATTATTAATCTTTATAACTTTGGGCATCTTAATCATATTGGGTTTGTCCATCCCCTTAAATATCCCTTTAACAAGTCCACAGCAAACTGATTACGCAACAAAATCTTCTATTCTTGAATTATTAATTCCATATAACTTATTTTATGCTTTGGCCAATAATTATGTGCCTGCCATCGTTATCTTTTGTATTTTTTTTGGCATTACACTACAGTTTATCGCTAACAAAACCATTTTTTTTAATATTTTAGAGATAATTAATAAGACTTGTTTGTCGTTTTGGAATTGGCTAGTTCGATTTGCTCCTTTGGCTGCTTTTTCTTTGTTGGCAAAAATCTCAGGGACTATTAGAATTGATCAACTGACTGCGCTTAGCGAATTTTTAATTTTATTCAGTATTGGAATCGTATTGCTAACATTTTGGCTGATTCCAGTTATTATTTCTTCATGTACTGATATTCATTACAAGTCTCTCTTTTTTGAACTCCGCAATGCTTTGATTATTTCTGTTTCTACCACCTTATCAGTTGTTGCGCTGCCTTATGTCCGCCAAGCAACTGTAAAATTTATTACACAAAAACAGCAAATAACGCCTAGCAGAGAGACAGTAGATATTATTCAGACGACGCTTTTAATCGGCTATCCAATTGCACAAGTTGGTAATTTTTTTGTTTATCTTTTTATGTTATTTGCCTTACTGTTCTTCAATCAAAACATTACTAACTTTAAGCACATCCTTTTACCTTTAATTTCATACTTGTCATCCATTGGCTCACCGACAACTTCTATTGATGCTGTTTTATTTCTTAGTGATTGGTTAAATCTACCTAATGATACTAATAATCTTTATTTAGGTATCATGCCCTTAATCCGTTATGGCCAAATACTTGCTTCCGTGATGGGGTTTTCTTTCGTGACTATTTTGGTTACCTTTGCTTTTACGGGTAATCTCACAATAAATTATAAAAGAATAGTAACTCACCTATTGATAGCCTGTTTCCTATTGGTTCTTTTGGTTCAATTTTTAAAATATTTTTTTCCTAATCCAGCCACAAAAAATTATAATCGCTTAAATTCGTTTTCTATCGATCAGGCATTAACCAATGGGGTTAAGGCGACTGTCATGCCGCCTTTTGATGAATCTAAAATTGCTCCTGTCAATACGGACGAAGATACATTATTCCGTATACAAAGGTCAGGTGTTTTGAGAGTTGGTTTTAATGCGGATATGCGTCCTTTTGTATTTTATAATGATAAACATCAATTGGTTGGATATGACATTGCATATGCTTATTCTCTTGCACAAGCGCTTCATGTTTCTCTAGAATTTGTTCCATTTACGTGGGAATATCTAATCAATGATCTTGAAGGCAATATGTTCGATATTGCCATGTCAGCAATCTATGTTACTGAGCAAAGATTACAAAATGTCATGTTCACAGAGTCTTATTTTCGTAGTCCTATTTCTTTGGTGGTACCTAAGCAATATCAAGATAACTATAAAGATGCTAATCAAATTCGAAATATAAACAATTTAAAGATAGGCGTATTTAACGATCCTGTGTTAATCCCTTTAATTAGACAAAATTTCCCTAATGCAAATATTATTATTTTGCAAAATGCAAGCGGTAATGCACCAGCCGTGGCTTTTGAGCAACAACGAATTAATGCCATGCTATGGAGTGAAGCACAAACCCGAGTTTGGGTTTTAGCTCATCCTGAATATGTTTCGGTCGTCCCATTTGGAGTCCCAGCTCCATTTTTAATGGCTTATATGATTCGAAGTAACTCTCCTCAATTTCTTAGATTTTTGAATTATTGGCTTGAGTTAAAGAAAAATGATGGTTTTCAAAAGAATATGTATAGCCAATGGATCTTAATAAGACCTATCAAAGATGAGCAGCCTCGTTGGAGCATTTGGAAGGCTTTAGTAAACTAG